A stretch of the Papaver somniferum cultivar HN1 chromosome 6, ASM357369v1, whole genome shotgun sequence genome encodes the following:
- the LOC113290803 gene encoding pentatricopeptide repeat-containing protein At4g25270, chloroplastic-like, protein MELLHYTKFIQPITEFESERARAIVRLIRLARNLFDEVPQRDFTSWFALISEYSQSGFEEEAIMLFDQMLLSGWKCTELIFPSVIKACSITKNLSKGKQIHGIVIATGFEFDVFVANSLVFMYESCGVFIDSRKLFNEMPEKSVASWNALLSSYAWNGRGKKALDLFQEMVRSGIKPDERCLWSIVHASTGCGNYIQGRRAHGFLIKLGYDSDSQLVNALVHLYKSAGEAAMVVSLKKRSM, encoded by the exons ATGGAG CTTTTACACTATACTAAATTtatccaacctattactgaatttgAGAGTGAAAGAGCCAGAGCAATTGTAAGACTTATTCGGTTAG CTCGAAACCTGTTCGATGAAGTTCCTCAAAGGGATTTTACTTCTTGGTTTGCTCTCATATCTGAATATTCTCAAAGTGGGTTTGAAGAAGAAGCAATCATGCTTTTTGATCAAATGCTGCTATCAGGTTGGAAGTGTACTGAATTAATTTTTCCCAGTGTTATTAAAGCGTGCTCTATTACTAAGAATTTGAGCAAAGGGAAGCAAATTCATGGGATTGTGATTGCTACAGGGTTTgaatttgatgtttttgttgcaaatagtttggtttttatgTATGAGAGTTGTGGTGTGTTCATAGATTCAAGGAAACTCTTTAATGAGATGCCTGAAAAGAGTGTTGCTTCTTGGAATGCTTTGCTTTCTAGTTATGCATGGAATGGTCGTGGCAAAAAGGCACTTGATTTGTTTCAAGAAATGGTTAGGAGTGGAATTAAGCCAGATGAACGTTGTCTATGGAGTATCGTACATGCCTCTACGGGTTGTGGAAATTATATCCAAGGGAGGAGAGCTCATGGGTTTCTTATAAAACTCGGGTATGATTCTGATTCACAGTTGGTTAATGCTCTTGTGCATCTATATAAAAGTGCAGGTGAAGCTGCCATGGTAGTTTCTCTAAAAAAGCGCTCAATGTGA